The region TAACCAAAATCACCTCACGCTCCAAATGAGGCTTGTCTGTAATATCTCGAATGCGAATCACGTCAATCTGACGATTGAGTTGCTTGATGATTTGCTCCACTTCATCATGTGAAGCTACATCAATAATAATGGTGATGCGCGATACATTTGGATCTTCTGTTGCTCCAACAGAGATGCTTTCGATATTAACCTGACGACGAGACAGGACACCGGTAAAACGATTGAGGACTCCTGAACGATTTTGTAGTTTTGCTGTTAACATTCTACGCATGGAACTTCACCCCCAACATCTCATGATTACTCTTACCAGCTGGTACCATTGGTAACACCTGTTCCTTACGAGAAATATCTACCTCGATTAGCATAGGAACATCCTCAGTGATGACTTCAAGGTCTTGAGTCAAGGTCTCGGGATTGTCAAACTTATAGTTTTTAATACCGTAAGCTTGTGCCATCAGTTGGAAATCAGGAAGGGTATCAAAGACTGACTCTGATGTTCTACCTTCATAGAAGGATTCCTGCCACTGGCGAACCATTCCAAGTGAGTGGTTGTTCAGCATAACCACCTTGATTGGTACCTTGTAAATATTCAAAATAGCCAATTCCTGGTTAGTCATTTGGAAACCGCCATCCCCAACAAACAAGACTACTTCCTTATCTGGGTTAGCAATTTTAGCACCGATTGCTGCTGGAATTCCGAATCCCATGGTTCCTAAACCACCTGAAGTCACTAACTGACGTTCATTTTGGTAGGGATAATACTGAGCTGTCCACATTTGATGTTGTCCTACGTCAGTGACAACAATGGCATCTCCATTCGTCAATTCACCGATGCGTTCAATAACAGCTTGCGGCTGAACCACACGCTCTTTCTTATCATAAGAACGAACGCGGTTCTTGTCTTTAGTGACTTTTTCAATCCATTTTTCAGTATTGTTATGAACTGTCGGCTCAGCCAGCAACATTTGCAAGGCTTTCTTAGCATCTCCAACTACAGGAATATCTGCACTGATAATCTTACCAATCTCGGCTGGGTCAATATCAATGTGAGCAACCTTAGCATTCTTAGCAAAGGTCTTAGGATTCCCCGTCAAGCGGTCATCGAAACGACAACCAATACTAATCATAAAATCAGCTTCTGTCATGGCAATATTAGCTGCGAATGACCCATGCATGCCTCCCATTCCAAGGAAGAGTGGATGACTCGTTGCAATCGTTCCTTGTCCCAAAAGACTGGTTACTACTGGAATTTGATAGCGTTCTGCAAATTCATTTAATTCTGCCGCAGCCTCAGCATAACTAATCCCACCTCCAGCTAGCAAGACTGGCTTTTTAGCCTTGGATAATTGCTTCAAGATTTTCTTGATCTGCATATCATTTGGCTCAAGAGTCGGTTGATAACTTGGTAGGTTCACTTCTGGTGAATAGATGAAGTCGGTTTCTAAAGCAGATACGTCTTTAGGTAGGTCAATTACAACTGGCCCTGTTCGACCTGTAGTTGCGATATGGACAGCTTCCGTAATGATTCGAGGGATATCAGCTGTCTCACGAACTTGGTAATTGTACTTAGTGATTGGCATGGTAATTCCCACAATGTCTGCCTCCTGAAAGGCATCCTTCCCAATCCCTGCTCTCGCCACCTGACCTGTAAAGACCAAAAGGGGAACACTGTCGCTCATGGCATCCGCAATCCCTGTAATGGCATTTGTTGCT is a window of Streptococcus mitis DNA encoding:
- the ilvN gene encoding acetolactate synthase small subunit — encoded protein: MRRMLTAKLQNRSGVLNRFTGVLSRRQVNIESISVGATEDPNVSRITIIIDVASHDEVEQIIKQLNRQIDVIRIRDITDKPHLEREVILVKMSAPAEKRAEILAIIQPFRATVVDVAPSSITIQMTGNAEKSEALLRVIRPYGIRNIARTGATGFTRD
- a CDS encoding acetolactate synthase large subunit, which translates into the protein MEKISLESPKTGSDLVLETLRDLGIDTIFGYPGGAVLPFYDAIYNFKGIRHILGRHEQGCLHEAEGYAKSTGKLGVAVVTSGPGATNAITGIADAMSDSVPLLVFTGQVARAGIGKDAFQEADIVGITMPITKYNYQVRETADIPRIITEAVHIATTGRTGPVVIDLPKDVSALETDFIYSPEVNLPSYQPTLEPNDMQIKKILKQLSKAKKPVLLAGGGISYAEAAAELNEFAERYQIPVVTSLLGQGTIATSHPLFLGMGGMHGSFAANIAMTEADFMISIGCRFDDRLTGNPKTFAKNAKVAHIDIDPAEIGKIISADIPVVGDAKKALQMLLAEPTVHNNTEKWIEKVTKDKNRVRSYDKKERVVQPQAVIERIGELTNGDAIVVTDVGQHQMWTAQYYPYQNERQLVTSGGLGTMGFGIPAAIGAKIANPDKEVVLFVGDGGFQMTNQELAILNIYKVPIKVVMLNNHSLGMVRQWQESFYEGRTSESVFDTLPDFQLMAQAYGIKNYKFDNPETLTQDLEVITEDVPMLIEVDISRKEQVLPMVPAGKSNHEMLGVKFHA